The genomic segment GAGTTTTTCAACAAGCTGTATATATTATAGTGATGGAGAGAAAAGATTGAGCGAGATTCCTGCAAAAGCTGAGAAGATAGAAAGGATTTTGGGATTAAACTTATTCCCTAAAACTTTGCGGAGTTAGAGTTTTAAATTTATCTATTATACCCCAGGCCACCCTCTTTTTACAGGAATTATAGGACATCACCTTTGACAAATTAGAAATCAGGGACAAGTTCACATTCCTAGAAGGAACTGGATATGTTGAAGAAACTTTTCCAAAGACTTTATGGCCTCACAATAAATTTACCATATTGTCTAAAGTGATCATCAAAGGTAAAAGCGGTATCAATATGAAGGTGTTCCATTAAGGCAAAACTGGTACAATCCGTAAAACTAAATTCTTTATCAGCAAATGATTTAAATATACGCCATGCCTCTTTAATAAGTTCTGAGGTCATATATTCTATCTGGATAATGCGGCTTGCCAAGATATCTTCACCAAACTGGACAGCAACAGCATGACTTGCTCGAAGGCGAATAATAGTGTAACTTTCATCAAGAACATAATCAGTAGTAATCAAGCCCAGCCCTGACTGGAGAATAGTATCTCTGTATGCGAGAGCCTGTTTGTGATAAGCATCCCTTCGATTCTCTATGGCCAGGAATGCAGAAGTATCTATGAAGATCATTGGCTTTTGCCATATAGATAAAGGTCGTGCTTTTCAGCTAGATCATCCGGCCCATCAAAGGAACCACATCTCCGGAACCAGGGGTCATTTTGATAGGTTTTTTTAAGTTCTTCTGTAAGGGATTGACGGTGCTTTGCTATAAGCTCTCTGATCAGCCGGGAGATGGCAATTCCTCTTGCAGTAGCCTCTTTGCGGAGGAATTCATATTGATCTAAAGGTAGCTCAA from the Methanophagales archaeon genome contains:
- a CDS encoding PIN domain-containing protein, translated to MIFIDTSAFLAIENRRDAYHKQALAYRDTILQSGLGLITTDYVLDESYTIIRLRASHAVAVQFGEDILASRIIQIEYMTSELIKEAWRIFKSFADKEFSFTDCTSFALMEHLHIDTAFTFDDHFRQYGKFIVRP